One segment of Proteus appendicitidis DNA contains the following:
- the rsmE gene encoding 16S rRNA (uracil(1498)-N(3))-methyltransferase, giving the protein MRIPRIYHPEPLTAGTQTALDEEASNHVGRVLRMSTGQKLALFDGSNQVFDAEIIESTKKSVTVQINEGIVDDKESPLDLHLGQVLSRGEKMEFTIQKSVELGVNTITPLISERCGVKLDPSRLEKKHQQWQKIIISACEQCGRNSIPQLMPVMSLEEWCAQNDDSLKLNLHPRANQSINTLPLPVKKVRLLIGPEGGLSPEEIAMTAEHHFTDILLGPRVLRTETTALTAITALQVRFGDLG; this is encoded by the coding sequence ATGCGTATTCCTCGCATTTATCATCCAGAACCACTCACAGCAGGTACTCAAACAGCATTAGATGAAGAAGCATCTAATCATGTTGGGCGTGTATTAAGAATGTCTACTGGGCAAAAACTGGCACTGTTTGATGGTTCAAATCAGGTATTTGATGCTGAAATCATAGAAAGCACAAAAAAGTCAGTCACTGTGCAAATTAATGAAGGCATTGTTGATGATAAAGAATCCCCTCTCGACCTCCATTTAGGGCAAGTGCTTTCACGAGGCGAGAAAATGGAATTTACGATCCAAAAATCAGTTGAGTTAGGTGTTAATACGATCACTCCACTGATCTCAGAACGCTGTGGTGTTAAACTTGACCCTAGCCGTTTAGAGAAAAAACATCAGCAATGGCAAAAAATTATTATCTCGGCATGTGAGCAATGTGGTAGAAATAGCATCCCACAATTAATGCCGGTGATGTCATTAGAAGAATGGTGCGCTCAAAATGATGATAGTTTAAAACTCAATCTACATCCTAGGGCTAACCAAAGTATTAATACCTTACCCTTACCTGTTAAAAAAGTGCGTTTATTGATTGGCCCTGAAGGTGGGCTTTCCCCTGAAGAAATCGCCATGACAGCAGAACACCATTTTACTGATATTTTATTAGGTCCTCGTGTATTAAGAACTGAAACAACAGCACTCACCGCAATCACCGCTTTGCAGGTTCGGTTCGGCGATCTGGGATAA
- a CDS encoding prepilin peptidase: MLILSFFDADYFLLPNTLTYWLIFLGLLCNYTTYGLVSFEYAFYGFLGGTGFFYSIYLWGYFICQKCILGFGDVKLFGAIGAWCGFEKLPYILLLGSFLGLGVYFTVLITIKDHIKKVAFGSCLSFSTLMVLGCYFSSYNLFN, from the coding sequence TTGTTAATACTCTCTTTCTTTGATGCTGACTATTTTCTTTTGCCTAATACGCTAACTTATTGGCTAATATTTTTAGGGTTGTTGTGTAATTACACTACATATGGATTAGTGTCTTTTGAATATGCTTTTTATGGTTTTCTAGGTGGTACGGGGTTTTTTTATAGCATCTATTTATGGGGATATTTTATCTGCCAAAAATGTATTTTAGGTTTTGGCGATGTGAAATTATTTGGTGCTATTGGTGCATGGTGTGGATTTGAAAAATTACCCTATATTCTTTTGCTTGGCTCTTTTTTAGGATTAGGTGTGTATTTTACAGTATTAATCACAATAAAAGATCACATAAAAAAAGTGGCATTTGGCTCTTGTCTTTCATTTTCAACATTAATGGTATTAGGTTGCTATTTTTCGTCTTATAATCTCTTTAATTAA
- a CDS encoding DsbA family protein, producing MASVTSNTGNTQGTKILHYVYDPLCGWCYGIAPLIEAVSNAFPNSIKLHGGGLFTPARAVTGGQSWKEHVTPIDERISQLSGQVFSRAYHDALGNTEMVLNSLLPISAILVAEKMGNRGVYLLKALQEAYYLDGLNISDKDTLLFIVKKLGFDVEQFASLLSEIGETQIQQHLSQTQQLMNQVNGRGFPTLFIEDNQGYRLISVEKYLGDTKRWQQFIKENL from the coding sequence GTGGCCTCAGTAACAAGCAATACAGGTAATACCCAAGGTACTAAAATATTGCACTATGTTTATGATCCTCTTTGTGGTTGGTGCTACGGTATTGCGCCCCTGATTGAAGCAGTAAGCAATGCATTTCCAAATTCCATTAAGTTACATGGTGGTGGATTGTTTACACCCGCAAGAGCAGTAACGGGTGGTCAATCATGGAAAGAGCATGTTACGCCAATTGATGAGCGTATTAGCCAATTATCAGGTCAAGTTTTTAGTCGCGCATACCATGACGCTCTTGGTAACACTGAAATGGTATTAAATTCACTGTTACCTATTTCAGCGATCCTTGTTGCTGAAAAAATGGGAAACCGTGGTGTTTATTTACTAAAAGCACTGCAAGAGGCCTATTACCTTGATGGCTTAAATATCAGTGACAAAGATACATTGCTATTTATTGTGAAAAAACTTGGCTTTGATGTTGAACAATTTGCGTCCTTACTGTCCGAAATTGGCGAAACTCAAATTCAACAGCACTTAAGCCAAACACAACAATTAATGAACCAAGTAAATGGTCGAGGTTTTCCGACTTTATTTATTGAAGATAACCAAGGTTATCGCCTGATATCGGTTGAAAAATATTTAGGTGATACAAAACGTTGGCAGCAATTTATAAAAGAAAACCTATAA